One Campylobacterota bacterium DNA window includes the following coding sequences:
- the pcm gene encoding protein-L-isoaspartate O-methyltransferase: protein MEGNRFLVEHLIANGSLGSPRLIDAFLHCDRIRFVPEMLCGSAYGDYPLQIGEGQTISQPTTVAIMLELLDPRPGDRVLDIGSGSGWTTALLACAVGETGFVEGVERLERLVAYGRENLRKAGVKNASIEPARASVLGKPGELYDRILVSACAPKMPRELLEQLKIGGILVMPVRDSVWRITKLEEGKVDAYEVPGFRFVPLVIV, encoded by the coding sequence ATGGAGGGCAACCGTTTCCTCGTGGAGCATCTGATCGCCAACGGCTCGCTCGGCTCCCCCCGCCTGATCGACGCTTTTTTACACTGCGACCGGATCCGTTTCGTCCCCGAAATGCTCTGCGGCAGCGCCTATGGCGATTATCCCCTCCAGATCGGCGAGGGGCAGACCATTTCACAACCCACCACGGTCGCGATTATGCTCGAGCTCCTCGATCCCCGTCCCGGAGACAGGGTCCTCGACATCGGGTCGGGATCGGGATGGACGACGGCGCTGCTCGCGTGCGCCGTGGGAGAAACGGGATTCGTCGAGGGGGTCGAGAGGCTGGAGCGTCTTGTGGCCTACGGACGCGAAAACCTCCGCAAAGCCGGTGTCAAAAACGCCTCCATCGAGCCTGCGAGAGCATCGGTGCTGGGAAAACCCGGAGAGCTCTACGACCGCATTCTCGTCTCGGCCTGCGCCCCGAAAATGCCCCGCGAACTCCTCGAACAGCTCAAAATCGGTGGCATACTCGTCATGCCGGTGCGCGACAGCGTCTGGCGGATCACGAAACTCGAAGAGGGGAAAGTGGACGCGTACGAAGTGCCGGGATTCCGGTTTGTGCCGCTGGTCATCGTTTGA